Sequence from the candidate division KSB1 bacterium genome:
TATATACACGAGTGCCATTAAAAGCACGACTTGGAATGCAATAGATACGTAGGGGGTTTTATATTTAGGATGAATCCTTGCAAATTGCACAAAGAATAATTTATCTTCTGCTATTGACATTAATACGAATCATTAGCGGTCTCCTATAAACAAAATAAACCTACCTCCAAATATATGCATCCTTACATGAGATAGGTTCCAAACCTTAAGCGAGCGTCCTTGCTCAAAGTAGGAGCTATGACATAAACTATATGTCCACAGCCTAAGAAAGATCAGAAAAGGAGCAGGAAATCCTGGATCTGTGAATGTGACAACATTATAAAGACTTGCTATGAAAAAGTCAAGGGAAAAGTTCACTCTATTGCCAAAGTGTGAAAAGGGAAGGATGAATTGAGAGTTCTAGCCTCAAATATGGTCTTGCGATTTACCCGAAAAGTCCGTTAATTTGCTGTCGCATAATGCCGTGCACAATGAAAAGTGATATGGGATCGTGGCTCTATCTCTAAATGCTTTCACAGTAATAAATATTCAATTATCAAAAGGTTTTTACGAAAAAGTGGTAACGTTTTGGTAACATTTTTTTATTCCAAAAACAAAAGCCTGAATAAATCAGGCCTAAGTTATTGTTTTTTAAAGTGGGCCCTACAGGACTCGAACCTGTGACCCGCTGATTATGAGTCAGCTGCTCTAACCAACTGAGCTAAGGGCCCATGAAAATTATGATTCCCGCTGAACTTGCGCCCATACGTTTTTAATGGGTAAGCATGCGGGAATGACAGATTGGATGTTAAATTGTCCATTGTCCATTGAAAAATTTGAACCCTCAATAATATGACATTTCGCATGGATTTGCAATGGTTTTTTGGGGGTTAATGTTGGAGATTATCATTCATTTTCCGTAACAATAAATTCTTTGCGTTTTAACTCCATTTCGATCTGTTTTAGATGATGGTATTGTTCATTCAGTTCGCGAAGTTCCTTGCCATCGCCGAGATGCAGCCGAATTGCTTCGCGCGCCGTTTGAATTTTTTGCTGTAAATTGCCAATTTTAATCAGCCGTATACAATCCGATGTCCACTGCTTCAAGGTTTCATTGGGTTCATCGTCTGCCTCTTTCATCATTACATTCACGATGAAATTCTGCATACCGGACGATTCCACAAAGTCAAGGACATGCTGCTGGTTGACTTTACCAGTCTTCACAAATTGTTCATAAATCTGTTCCAAAATAACCTGGTTTTGTTGATCTCGAATTTCAGTCACTTCCAAGCTTTGATAAACAGATGGAATAATGTGGGGATAACGAAGAAGGATCTCAAGCAAATCCCGTTCGGCATGCATTCGGCCACTGATGATTTCTTTGGGTTGGGGTTCGTCGCTTTCCAATTTGCGGACCTGGCGTCTTTTCTTGGCAACGGCTTTAAAGATGATGGTTTCGTTAACTCCCAATCGTTTGGCAACATCTTGAATGTATAAATTTTTGGCCACTTCATCTCTAATCTCAGCTATACTTTCGGCCAGTACGTAAACCAGTTCCGCTTTTCTTTGCGGTGTATTGGTTGGTTTAATGGAAGTAAACGCATAAATCTTGAAATCAATTAGCTCTTTTGCATGGTTTATTTTATTCCTGAGTGAATCGGCACCTTGGGTCTTAACAAAACTATCCGGATCTGTACCTTCCGGTAACTCTGCAACTTTAACATGTAATCCCTGGTGCATTAAAATATCTATACCACGCAAGGCGGCATTAGCGCCGGCTAAATCGCCATCATAAAGGATATTTACATTTGGTGTATGCCGTAAAAGCAATTGAGCTTGCTCCTGTGTCAAAGCCGTTCCTGATGTCGCCACCACGTTTTTGACCCCCGCCTGGACAAGGCCCAGCACATCTGCATAGCCCTCTACTAAAATTGCATTTTCATCTTTCCTGATCGCTTCCCGACTTTGGAACAGGCCAAATAGAATTTTGCTTTTCCGGTAAATTGCAGTTTCCGGTGAATTGATATACTTTGGCGCATCCGGTACATCTTTAAATATTCGTCCACCGAAGCCAACAACCAATCCGGATAAATTGTGGATAGGGAACATGATTCTATCCCGGAAGCGATCATAGTAGCCGCCGCGATTGTTCGGAACGATTAAGCCAACCGTTTTGAGCTGGTCGTTGGTGAACTCGAATTTCAAAGCTGCTTTAATCAAGTTGTCCCAGCCTTCAGGCGCATAGCCGACTTCAAATTGCTGCAAAACCGCTTCGTCGAAACTCCGATCTAACAAATAATTTTTGGCATCTTTGCCGGTCTCACTCCAAAGTTGATCCTGGTAATATTTTGCCGTGAATTTAGTCAAATCGTATAATGCCAGCATTTCTTTTTTGCTGGACTCGTCTTCGCTGCTTTCGGGAATTTCGATATTCATTTTTTGAGCCAGGAATCGCACGGAATCAGAAAAGGAGATATTTTCAATCTTCATAATGAACGAAATGGCGTTGCCGCCTTCGCCGCATCCGAAACAGTGGAAGATCTGTTTTTGCTGGTTTATCGAAAAGGATGGCGTTTTTTCTGTGTGAAAAGGACAGATACCAAAGTGATTTAGACCCCTCTTCTTTAAGCTGACATAACCGGATACGATTTCAGTGATGTCGGCGGAATTTCGGATGTCTTCGATGATGTTGGCTGGAATACGCAAGTTTTAGTAATTGTTCTTTTGAGCTTTATTTTATAGTAGATTATTAATTCAAAATTAATCGTATTGTATCAAATTGTGGAGTTTAGTAAGAACTCATTAATTTAGAATAATTCCCCTTGAACAGTGTCAAGTTAGTGGAATCTTAAATGTAATGTTACTTTGAGTTTTACATTAATTTGTTAGAATCCTGCCAATTAATTTTATAGCAAACCAATTTGCCTTTGCATTGAATTTATTGATATTAATAAAACTTCTTTAGGCTCACCTTTTGAAATTCTTTCTTTCAAATTATCTAAAAAATCGTTTAAAAGCCTTTCAATGCCTGCTTCGTGATATGCCTTAACAAATTCCGGATCTTTCTTTTGCTCATTAAATAATTTATCAAAATTAGTCATTTTATACCCGTTTTATATTGGTTTTTCAAATCCTTGGCTTTTTCAATCTCTTTTCGAGGAGTTTTTTGGCTTTTCTTAATAAACCCATGAGTTATTACAATCTTAGTTTCTATTTTATAGAAAACAATATTCTTGCAATCTTATTTTGCCAATGAAGTTCTAAGTTCAAAAATGCCATTTTTCAAATACTTTGATAAACTTTCTTTTATTGGTAAATTTTGATTTTTAAGTTCTATGAAATAATTGATTGTTTCAAAGATTCTCGCTCTTTTCCTTCCATGGAGCTCTTTTACCCATAACACAATAAAGTAGGAATTGTTAATAGTTTTACAACAGTTTTGTATGGTGTTAGGAAGCATCCAAAAATATAATGAAAATTTTAATAAATTATCCTTCCTTAACAATATAATTATTTTCGTTTGTGATTCTCAATCCTATTTCTTAAAATGAACAATGGTCACACCCACATCACCTTCGTTCCATGCGCCAGCATGATGATGATTAATTTTAGAGTGCATTTTGAGATAGGCTGTTACCTTTTTTCTTAAAGCGCCGGTTCCTTTGCCATGAATGATCCTAGCCTGTTCCAAACCCACCAGGTATGCCTGGTCCAGGTATTTTTCCAAAACCGGTTGTGCTTCGTCCATTGTCATACCGCGCAGGTCTACTTCCGTTCTAAGGCTCTCAACAAATTCTGTCGATGGAACATACAATTTTTTCTTACGATTGTCCTTTTTCCTGGTGATTTTTTTAAGAGATTTTTGCGGCAAACGGAGTTTGATATCTCCGGCTTCAAATAAGACCAGTCCTTTGGCATCAATTTCCGATAGGACACAACCTTTGACTTTCATCTCAAGCCATTCGGCTTCGTCACCTTTTTGGGGCAGCTCTATGATTTTGCTATCGGAATCGGCAATTTTCAATAACTGCTCATCGATTTCTTTTTTGATATCAGTAATACTCGAACGAGCTTTTTTTATGCTTTCTTTTTCTAATTTTGCTATATTTTGATAAAAATTACTGAAGTTGCTTCTTGATGCTCTCACCAAGGGACTAAAAACTTCAGCTAAAAACTTTTTTAAATCTGAAAATCTTCTATCCAATCTTTCAATCATAATTCTGTTTTTAACTTTTGTTTCTTTTTCTTGGGCAATTGATTCAATATTAATCGCCGCAAAGTTTAATCAATCCCTCAAGTTCAGTTCTTTTCAATTCATTTTCAGACAACACTTTGTGGTAATGATTCAATTTATGTTCCAGATCCAGAATGAATTTCTCCAGCTTGCCATGTTCTTTGCCAACTAAATCTCGTGCTCTGCGAATTGTGGTTTCGGGGATGCCAAATCGCGATGCAATTTCGAATGCATAACTGCTTCCCGGAATCCCCATCTGAAACTGGTAGGTCGGAGTTAGGGTTTTGTCGTCAAATGCCATTGAACCATTTTCCACACCCTCCATTTCAAAAGCGAACGATTTCAAGGCGCCCTGGTGAGTCGTTACAATGATCGTTACACCAACTTCCTTCATCAGTTCGAGGAATGCCATCGCCAGAGCCGATCCCTCAGCCGGGTCTGTCCCAGAGCCTATCTCATCAATTAAAACCAGGGAGCGGGAGGATGAATGATTAATGATATCCGTCAATCGTTCCACATGGGCGGAAAATGTAGACAAATCTTGTTCTATGGATTGGGAATCGCCAATATCTACAAAAATATGGTCGAACACAGGGAATTCGGATTTGCCATCAACAAAAACGGGAATACCGCTTTGGAACATCATGGATGACAATCCAATGGTTTTTAAGGCGACCGTTTTCCCACCTGCATTGGGTCCGGTAATAACCAATATTTTTTTGTTTGAATCCAACTCCAAATTTAGAGGTACTACTTTCTCTTTTTTGCCATGTTTAATAAGAAGTATGGGGTGATACCCATCAAAAATCTTTAACTCATTTGCATTTATTTTAGGGACAACCGCATTCCAGGTAACGCCAAACCTTGAAATAGCATAGAAAGCATCAAGTTCCGACAGTGCAGCTAAACTATCTTGAATAACCGGCAGTTGTTCTCTCAGCATGTTTGTCATTTGTAGCAGAAGTCTTTCAACCTCACGTCTTTCATCTATTTGAAGCTCACGAATTTGGTTATTCATGTCAAAAATTGCTGTAGGCTCGATGAACAAAGTGGCGCCGGAAGCAGACCGGTCATGGATAAATCCTTTGATTCTGCCTTTGCAATCGTCTCGTAACGGAATAACCAACCTGCCTTCTCTCAAGGTGATTAAGGATTCACGAAGGTAATCTTTATTCTTTGCTATTATATTAGATAATTTTCCCCGAACTTTTTCTTGCTCTCTTCGAATCGTTTTTCGCAGCCGGTTAAGTTCCGGAGAAGCATTATCCTTAATTTCTTTTAGTTCCCAATCAAAACTATCCTTAATTGGTTTTATTACGTTCGGCAAAGAAGCAATTGCAGAAAAAAATTCATATAATTTGGAATATTTCTCCTTGCGAGAATTGAAGTAACGGTTAATTTTGTGTGAAACTTCCAATGTTTGTCCGACAGCAACTAATTGTTCGATTGAAAGCGAACTGCCTGCCAGCGTAGCTTGTTCTAATTCTTTACGTATATCCTTCAACCCGTCGATTGGAAAAGGATCATCGAATTTGATCAGCCCCATCATTTCTTGAACCAGGTTTAATTTCTTGTGAATGACTTGTTCATCATTGTTCGGTTCAATGACTAAAACACGTTCTTGCCCCAAATTAGAAGTAGCATATGATGCGACTTTTTCAAGAATAACGTCGAATTCCAGAGATGTGCTTAGATAATTAAAATCAGGAGCCATTAGAATGGTTGTTGCTATTACTGGTTTGGGTCCGGAGATTGTTTTCTCAAAGTTTCCAACCATTTCAGCGCATCAATATTGATGTCACCCGAAATGTTGGTAAAACTTTGTCTTAATTCTTCGTAAAAATCTCCAGCAATGGGTAATGATTTTGTTAATAGATCGAATACGGCAGGCGCTATTTGTTTCGCCGGTTTAAACAATAAAGAGTCATTAAGTTCAGTTCGGAACTGGCCGCGAAAAGGAAACAAAGAGATCATTAGGACGATAATACTTACAATTATCGATCCTTTTAACAGACCAAGAATACCGCCGGCTATTCGATCGACCCAGCCCAGGGCTACCATGCTTAAAACTGAGCGTATGAGCTTCGCAGCCAAGATAAATCCCAAAAACACCACAAAGAAAATAATCACTGCAGTCAATAGAACTGCAGTTTGCGGGGAGAGTGCAAAAAAGCGTAGAAGAATTCTCGATAAATCATCCATGAATTGAACAGCCAAAATTAAAGCTACACTAAGGCCAATAAGTCCTGCTATTCCTCGTAAGAATCCACGACTAAATCCCCTCACAATAAAAATTAGTAATATAATGATGATGATTAAGTCGACTAAGTTCATTTGGTATATTCAATCATTGTAACTTTCAAGAAACTTGAAGTTTCTCATATAAAATTAGGTTCGTCGCTTTTACGAATCTCTGCCACTATTCAGCCATTAGCTATTTGCTGTTGGCCTTTAGTTTACTGATGAGATTGTTACTCATTTTTTGTTCACTATTTAACTGATCCATAATCACTTAACCATCTTTTGTTGGGATTAAAGATAGTTCTTCAATGATGACTAATTGAGTTTCCAATTCAAATGATGAACCTAAAGCAATTTCTAAAAACCGTTTGAAATCTATTTGACTGTTTCGGCTACAACCCTCGGCAATATTTGATGGTATAGATACAGCCGAACGACAGATTTGACTTCTTAACCCGTATTTCTCTTCAATCGGAAGCCATTCTGCCAATACCTTCTTGCCAAATATTCAGAGTCTTAAAATTTCTCACTAAATTTTACCAATCCCGAAGCGTCGGGACAATTGCCAATAGCTGAACAGCTACCAATCTTTTTATAAAACAACATTGCTATTAATTTGTATTTCAATTTATAATCAATTACAAATAAAAAAAGTGAAGTTGGCGATTTGCCTCATTCACTTAAAATTGTTTTTATTGTCTGATTTAGACAAATTTAGAACCTTATTGGATGAAGATCATGAACCATCCCTAAGATAATTTTTCTCTAACAAGCATTTGAACCTCTTTACCATCCACGCGTCCACGGTATTTATCCATCACTGATTTCATAACGAGTCCAATATCCTTAACAGTTGTGGCGTTCACTTGTGAAATGGCCTGGTTGACTGCTTCTGCAAGTTCGGAGTCGGAAAGTGGTTCCGGTAAATATTCCTTAATGATTTCTACTTCTTTGGCATCTTTTTTAAAAAGATCATCCCTACCGCCTTTTTTGTATAGCTCCATTGATTCCCGAAGCTTTTTTAAGTAAGAGTTTAATACCTGAATAGCATTTTCTTCACTAAGGGAATCTCCTGTCTCAATCTCTTTATATTTGAATTGAGATTTTAACATTCTTAAAACCCCAACCTTAGCTTTATCCCCAGCTTTAAGAGCGCTTATCATATCCTGGTTAATACGGTCCGGTAAGGACATTTTTTTCTACCCCAATATATTATTCACCATACAACAAAATTTTTCGTTGACGACGAATTGCAGCATTCAGTTTTCTCTTACGCCGGTCGCTGGGTTTTTCAAAATGCTGATGTTTCTTAATGTCAGACATTAACCCGGATTTTTCACAAGCCTTTTTAAATCTTCTGAATGCTCTCTCGAAATTTTCTCCATCACGAACTACTACTGCTGGCATTAAATTTTTCAACCTCCTTTCAGGGTCTTATTTTTTATCGGACACTTAAGATAACGGATTATTATTATGAAATCAAGAGTTTATTAAATGAAATAACCGGATATTTATTTAAATCCTGTTTCGTTCTCTAATCCTTAGAATTTGAGGTATTAGAAGATACTGTTCTATGAATTTTATTCCAAACCCAGTTAAAGGCCTTTAAAAATAAAAAGACAATCAAGATGGAAAATAGAGAAACAAAAAGAATAAGCTCAAAATTGACTTGACCTTCAAACAAAAGATCCGTTCCTTTCGCTAATGTATGTCCAACAGTTGCAAATACAATTATCCAAATTGTTACGCCTATCAAATTAAAAATGAAGTATCTTTTCCAGCCAATATTTGTAAGTCCTAAGAAGAATGGGACAAGAATTCTTAATCCATATAGAAATCGCATGATTAGAATCACATAAACATCATTGTTTTGAATCATGCGGATAATTTTTTCCATTCGCTTCGAAAGGAAGGTCGATTTTTGCAACCAATATTTACCCTTGGTTCTTGCAAGCAAGAAACACAATTGATCTCCGAGTAATGCAGAAAAGAATCCGATGAGGATTACAGGTGTGAGGCTCAAATAATTTTGATTTGCCATTACACTTGCAATGACCAGAGGAGTTTCTCCTTCGATGATTACCCCAAGAAATAATAACACATAGGCATATTCTAATATGAATTCTTCCAACTTCCTCAGCATCCCTTATTTCACATGAAACCATTACTCCACTTAGGATAGTATCGGATATATTTCGATTTTGTAAATCACAAAACTTAAATGGATTGATTGAAAAAATATTGTATTTGTCTAAGGTTTTAGTGAATAAAGTAAACTACACCTTCGTACAAATGGAATTGCGAAATGTGGCTGGCTCAGGTAAAGGGAAAACAAATCCTAATTAATCACCTCGAATTTCTAAACAAATCACAAATAACCAATTCTGACAAGTAAAAACCAATCCAAATTATTTTTGAAATATTTTCACTTCGTTGGATAATTTCAATCGGTTGAATTTGGAATTTAAATTTTGTTTCGAATTCCTGAACCCTTGAGCCTGTGGTCAGGGGCCGGCTCACAGAAACAGGTTTAGATTTTCGTTTTAGGATTTTGATCGTTAAACTATCGACAAGAAATTGTCGATGAAAAAGCTGTAATCGCTGCCCTTATCCCCTTGAAAGATTTACCCCGGTGGCCAACTCATCGGTCGCCCTCCTAATAAATGTAAATGAATGTGAAATACTGTTTGTCCTACACTTTTACCCGTGTTGATGACTAACCGATAACCGCTTTCACTAATATTTAACTCCCCGGCAATTACTTTTGCTCTGAGCATAAGTTCACCCAAAACCTGGCGATCATCTTCAACAGCTTCATTGATTGAAGACATATGCTTTCGAGGAATGATTAAAACATGGACTGGTGCGACTGGGTTGACATCGTGAAATGCGATTACTTCATCGTCCCGGTGAATGATGTTTCCTGGAATTTCCCCAGCGATGATTTTACAGAAAATACAATCTTCCATGATTTCTCCTGAAAAAATTATTCCAATTACAGAATTGTGGTTCACACCGAAATCTATAACTTTTAGAGATAAAATCAAGGTGAAATGCAGGGTATTACAATCCCAAGTAGAGTTACTATTCTTTGGGTTATTAATTGTAAACATGAGGCAATTTAACTAAACTTTCCCTCTCATTAATCGTAATTGATTTTTCACAGAAGAAAGCTCAATTTTAGTAAGTTTTCTTTATAATTTTTGTGAGGACATATGAATAGAAAAACACTAGAAAAATTTAGGCGCACTTTAAAAGACCAACGTCAAAATATTCTTGAATGGCTTGATAAAGATTCAAATCATTTGGCTCAACTTTTTGGCAAAGATAGGATTAACACAAAATTCCCGATTTCTCCAAAAAAATTACAAAAAATATCAGACATCAATAGTGCAATTGTTCAAATTGACAAAAGTAATTTCGGACAATGCAAACTCTGTACTGGCGAGGTTGAAACCGAGCGATTAGTGTTCAATTTTACCGAAGATATTTGCCTTGATCATTATACGGAATCTCAAAAACGCGACCTCGAAAATGACCCTGAATTAGCAGCTAAAGTACATCGGAATTTGTTGCCATCAACCGTACCGGTTATCCAGGGAATTGAAATTGCAGCCCATTCTGAGCCGGCCGGAATTATTGGTGAGGACTATTATGATTTTTTTTGTTTCCAAAATAATATGCAGGGTTTGGTTATTGCGGATGTTTTGGGCAAGGGGCTGCCTGCCAGCATGTTAATGTCAAATCTGCAGGCATCACTAAGAATACTTGGTCCTGAAAATGATGAAATAGAGAAAACAGCCACTCGGTTAATTCTGGTGATTTATTTTTACTATATACATATGGCTTGGTGGAAGCTAGAAATCAGGCAAAAGAAGAGTTCGGTGCAGATCGATTGGTTGAATATATAAAATCTCATTCTCGTGATTCAGCATCTGATTTCTTGGAAGGATTGAAAGTTAAAATCACTGATTTTTCTCGTCGTTTATATGATGATCTTACAATCTTAATCATAAAAATTAAATAGAATTGATGAAATCAGTGATTTAATTAACTGAATAATTTCAACCCTGATGGACTCTGAAAGTACAAATTGATCGATAAACTATAAGTCTCATTAAGTTTTCGTCAATTTAAATCGAACCACTATGGAAGTCCACACCTGAACGGGTACATCTCTCTGTTTTGCCGGGATCCATTTTAGCTTACTCACCGCATATTGAGCCGCATCTTCGAAGCCAACCTTCGTTTCCGAAGATTTCAAAATGATTGTTTTAACGCAATTCCCTTTTTCATCGACAAGTATACCAACAACAACCCGGCTTTCTACACCTGCCTGGCGTGCAATTTCAGGATATTGAATATATTTTTGTAAACTAGCCAGACCACCAATCGGTTCTGGTGGACTATCGAACGGAATGAAACGATAACCATCTTCTGTTGATTCACTGGGAGGGGGAGGAGCCGGTGGTAATTCATCAAAAACAAGTTCAGTTTCTGCAATGGTAAGATCTTCGGGAATTTCATCATCATCAATGGGAATTGGCATTGCCGGACGCGGCGGTGGTTGTACACGGCTTAACTGCTGCGTTCGGGGTGTAATATCTTCAGCAATTAAGTCGATTTGTTCGGCATCCGGCACTCCGGAGCCCAATTGCATTTTTTTTGGAATAGCTTGAAAAAGGACCACAAAAACCAGGAGGCTGATCATAAAAGTGAATTTTAAGGATTTACGATAAGTTCTGTTTATTTCTATTACCGGAGTTTTTAATGAGGTCATTGGAGAAATAAATTTTTTTACTAAAAACCGTTTTCTCGGAAAAGTTTTAAGTCCGCTCATTTTGTCACCTTCTTAGTTTTTCATTAAATCATAATGTGCTTTATTTATGGACTTAGTTACGATTATATATTCAATTTTGTTTTATAGAATGGAAAAAGAATGGAACTTTGGTTGGCTAAGTTCAAGCCCAAAAAGAAGCCAGTTAAAAAAAAACTACAATCGGAAAAAAATTAGTAACCTTTCTGAAGATCAAGGCGTCTTATCTATTAAACAACAAAGAATTTTCAGAAAGTAATAGAAAAATGAAGAAGATAAAAGAAGACAAAATCTCAATCAACAAATTCAATTC
This genomic interval carries:
- a CDS encoding Smr/MutS family protein, with the translated sequence MIERLDRRFSDLKKFLAEVFSPLVRASRSNFSNFYQNIAKLEKESIKKARSSITDIKKEIDEQLLKIADSDSKIIELPQKGDEAEWLEMKVKGCVLSEIDAKGLVLFEAGDIKLRLPQKSLKKITRKKDNRKKKLYVPSTEFVESLRTEVDLRGMTMDEAQPVLEKYLDQAYLVGLEQARIIHGKGTGALRKKVTAYLKMHSKINHHHAGAWNEGDVGVTIVHFKK
- the rpsU gene encoding 30S ribosomal protein S21 — its product is MPAVVVRDGENFERAFRRFKKACEKSGLMSDIKKHQHFEKPSDRRKRKLNAAIRRQRKILLYGE
- a CDS encoding GatB/YqeY domain-containing protein produces the protein MSLPDRINQDMISALKAGDKAKVGVLRMLKSQFKYKEIETGDSLSEENAIQVLNSYLKKLRESMELYKKGGRDDLFKKDAKEVEIIKEYLPEPLSDSELAEAVNQAISQVNATTVKDIGLVMKSVMDKYRGRVDGKEVQMLVREKLS
- a CDS encoding SpoIIE family protein phosphatase, with product MNRKTLEKFRRTLKDQRQNILEWLDKDSNHLAQLFGKDRINTKFPISPKKLQKISDINSAIVQIDKSNFGQCKLCTGEVETERLVFNFTEDICLDHYTESQKRDLENDPELAAKVHRNLLPSTVPVIQGIEIAAHSEPAGIIGEDYYDFFCFQNNMQGLVIADVLGKGLPASMLMSNLQASLRILGPENDEIEKTATRLILVIYFYYIHMAWWKLEIRQKKSSVQIDWLNI
- a CDS encoding type II toxin-antitoxin system RelE/ParE family toxin, producing the protein MVFYKIETKIVITHGFIKKSQKTPRKEIEKAKDLKNQYKTGIK
- a CDS encoding DNA primase, encoding MRIPANIIEDIRNSADITEIVSGYVSLKKRGLNHFGICPFHTEKTPSFSINQQKQIFHCFGCGEGGNAISFIMKIENISFSDSVRFLAQKMNIEIPESSEDESSKKEMLALYDLTKFTAKYYQDQLWSETGKDAKNYLLDRSFDEAVLQQFEVGYAPEGWDNLIKAALKFEFTNDQLKTVGLIVPNNRGGYYDRFRDRIMFPIHNLSGLVVGFGGRIFKDVPDAPKYINSPETAIYRKSKILFGLFQSREAIRKDENAILVEGYADVLGLVQAGVKNVVATSGTALTQEQAQLLLRHTPNVNILYDGDLAGANAALRGIDILMHQGLHVKVAELPEGTDPDSFVKTQGADSLRNKINHAKELIDFKIYAFTSIKPTNTPQRKAELVYVLAESIAEIRDEVAKNLYIQDVAKRLGVNETIIFKAVAKKRRQVRKLESDEPQPKEIISGRMHAERDLLEILLRYPHIIPSVYQSLEVTEIRDQQNQVILEQIYEQFVKTGKVNQQHVLDFVESSGMQNFIVNVMMKEADDEPNETLKQWTSDCIRLIKIGNLQQKIQTAREAIRLHLGDGKELRELNEQYHHLKQIEMELKRKEFIVTENE
- a CDS encoding CvpA family protein — translated: MNLVDLIIIIILLIFIVRGFSRGFLRGIAGLIGLSVALILAVQFMDDLSRILLRFFALSPQTAVLLTAVIIFFVVFLGFILAAKLIRSVLSMVALGWVDRIAGGILGLLKGSIIVSIIVLMISLFPFRGQFRTELNDSLLFKPAKQIAPAVFDLLTKSLPIAGDFYEELRQSFTNISGDINIDALKWLETLRKQSPDPNQ
- a CDS encoding histidine triad nucleotide-binding protein, with translation MEDCIFCKIIAGEIPGNIIHRDDEVIAFHDVNPVAPVHVLIIPRKHMSSINEAVEDDRQVLGELMLRAKVIAGELNISESGYRLVINTGKSVGQTVFHIHLHLLGGRPMSWPPG
- a CDS encoding DedA family protein, which gives rise to MLRKLEEFILEYAYVLLFLGVIIEGETPLVIASVMANQNYLSLTPVILIGFFSALLGDQLCFLLARTKGKYWLQKSTFLSKRMEKIIRMIQNNDVYVILIMRFLYGLRILVPFFLGLTNIGWKRYFIFNLIGVTIWIIVFATVGHTLAKGTDLLFEGQVNFELILFVSLFSILIVFLFLKAFNWVWNKIHRTVSSNTSNSKD
- a CDS encoding energy transducer TonB; protein product: MSGLKTFPRKRFLVKKFISPMTSLKTPVIEINRTYRKSLKFTFMISLLVFVVLFQAIPKKMQLGSGVPDAEQIDLIAEDITPRTQQLSRVQPPPRPAMPIPIDDDEIPEDLTIAETELVFDELPPAPPPPSESTEDGYRFIPFDSPPEPIGGLASLQKYIQYPEIARQAGVESRVVVGILVDEKGNCVKTIILKSSETKVGFEDAAQYAVSKLKWIPAKQRDVPVQVWTSIVVRFKLTKT